A section of the Chryseobacterium scophthalmum genome encodes:
- a CDS encoding GNAT family N-acetyltransferase, which translates to MVDLQFFKPKDLSELNYELDEIQAQFSALPNQALERIKARNQNDDFFAYPITIFSDEKAAGFCVLDFGNDKLELTDNHNSVLLRSLSINPEFQGKGIGKSVMIVLDDFIKEHFKDCNEIVLSVNERNDLAFQIYAKKGYVYAGKKIDGRSGPQFVMSKILD; encoded by the coding sequence ATGGTTGATTTACAGTTTTTTAAACCGAAAGATTTATCTGAATTAAATTATGAGCTTGATGAAATTCAGGCACAGTTTTCTGCTTTGCCAAACCAGGCTTTGGAAAGAATTAAAGCAAGAAATCAAAATGATGATTTTTTTGCGTACCCGATTACTATTTTTTCTGATGAAAAAGCAGCAGGTTTTTGCGTGCTAGATTTTGGGAATGATAAATTAGAATTAACTGATAATCACAATTCGGTTTTACTTCGATCGTTGTCTATAAATCCTGAATTTCAGGGAAAAGGAATCGGTAAATCTGTGATGATTGTGCTGGATGATTTTATCAAAGAACATTTTAAAGATTGCAATGAAATTGTCTTGTCGGTTAATGAAAGAAATGATTTGGCTTTTCAAATTTATGCGAAAAAAGGTTATGTTTATGCCGGCAAAAAAATAGACGGAAGAAGCGGACCTCAATTTGTGATGTCTAAAATTTTAGATTAA
- a CDS encoding DUF1684 domain-containing protein, giving the protein MKKIIFVFLAIFPLLVFSQKKKLSSFKKSERKSIIHTSSDPEKLEIEKFQKDLNKEYLNPKESPLRGDNFKNFKAHPFFPIDLKYRVIADFVKNENPEPFDLPTSSGKSKLYQEYGKAHFTNDGKSYTLTIYQSLDLMKMEKYKDHLFLPFRDETNQKETYGGGKYMDLKIPKGNTIVLDFNQSYQPFCAYNAYDYNCPIVPEENKLPVEIKAGVMYNDIYHH; this is encoded by the coding sequence ATGAAGAAAATTATATTTGTATTCTTGGCTATCTTTCCACTTCTTGTGTTTTCTCAGAAAAAGAAGTTGTCGAGCTTTAAGAAGTCTGAAAGAAAATCAATTATTCATACAAGTTCAGATCCTGAAAAACTTGAAATAGAAAAATTTCAGAAAGATTTGAATAAGGAATATTTAAATCCAAAAGAAAGTCCTTTAAGAGGTGATAATTTTAAAAATTTTAAGGCACATCCTTTCTTTCCGATTGATTTAAAATACCGTGTAATTGCTGATTTTGTTAAAAATGAAAACCCTGAACCTTTTGATCTACCCACTTCTTCAGGAAAATCGAAATTGTATCAGGAATACGGGAAGGCCCACTTTACGAATGACGGAAAATCTTATACTTTAACGATTTATCAAAGTTTAGATCTGATGAAAATGGAAAAATATAAGGATCATCTTTTCTTGCCTTTTCGTGATGAAACCAATCAAAAAGAAACTTACGGCGGTGGAAAATATATGGATTTAAAAATACCGAAAGGCAACACGATTGTGTTAGATTTTAATCAGTCTTATCAACCTTTCTGTGCCTATAATGCTTATGATTACAATTGCCCGATTGTTCCTGAAGAAAATAAACTTCCGGTAGAAATAAAAGCCGGCGTAATGTACAACGATATTTATCATCATTAA
- the mqo gene encoding malate dehydrogenase (quinone): MPHSITNRTPKPKYDIVLIGGGIMSVTLATLLHEFDPNLDIAIFERLGRFAKESTAAWNNAGTGHSAFCELNYTPEKEDGGIDISKAEKIAEQFEISKQFWSYLVDNKYIQNPQEFINSCAHMSLVFGEKDAEYLRKRHEAMKNSPLFSEMEFSTDHDTLREWIPLVMSKRNQSEVLAATKMNIGTDVNFGTLTRKMGRHLVEDSHVEVFLYHEVKDIDPRENGKWEMKVKDRINNHKQEVVADFVFIGAGGYALPLLDSSDIKESAGYGGFPVSGEWLVTHNQELVAQHQAKVYTQATVDAPPMSVPHLDLRIIDGKKALLFGPFAGFSTKFLKEGSYLDLPESVNTKNLRSLFGAWWHNIPLTKYLIQQVAMTKAQRIQHLREFVKDAKEEDWELKVAGQRVQIIKKDDKLGGKLEFGTEVVVNDKGTIASLLGASPGASTAVFAMLNVLEKCFPEKLKGEWKDKLLEMIPSYGQKLSENPELAKRMRAHSKEKLELKH; this comes from the coding sequence ATGCCACATTCAATTACCAATAGAACGCCTAAGCCAAAGTATGATATTGTGCTTATAGGAGGCGGAATTATGAGTGTTACTTTAGCCACTTTACTTCACGAGTTTGATCCCAATTTAGATATTGCTATTTTCGAAAGGCTGGGAAGATTTGCCAAAGAAAGTACTGCTGCATGGAACAATGCAGGAACTGGTCACTCTGCATTTTGTGAACTCAATTATACACCCGAAAAAGAAGACGGAGGTATAGATATTTCAAAAGCTGAAAAAATTGCAGAACAGTTTGAAATTTCAAAACAGTTTTGGTCTTATTTAGTTGACAATAAATACATTCAGAATCCTCAGGAATTTATTAATTCTTGCGCTCACATGAGTTTGGTTTTTGGTGAAAAAGATGCAGAATATCTTAGAAAAAGACATGAAGCAATGAAAAATTCACCTCTCTTTTCAGAAATGGAATTTTCTACCGACCATGATACTTTGAGAGAATGGATTCCTTTGGTAATGAGCAAAAGAAATCAGTCTGAAGTTTTGGCAGCTACTAAAATGAATATCGGAACTGATGTCAATTTTGGGACATTAACCCGAAAAATGGGACGTCATCTTGTAGAAGATTCTCATGTAGAAGTTTTCTTGTATCACGAAGTAAAAGATATCGATCCCAGAGAAAATGGGAAATGGGAAATGAAAGTAAAAGATCGCATCAACAATCATAAACAGGAAGTTGTTGCAGATTTTGTTTTTATTGGAGCAGGAGGTTATGCATTGCCTTTGCTCGACAGTTCTGATATTAAAGAAAGTGCAGGTTACGGCGGTTTTCCGGTTTCCGGAGAATGGTTGGTTACGCATAATCAGGAATTGGTAGCGCAACATCAGGCAAAAGTTTATACTCAAGCGACAGTTGATGCACCGCCAATGTCTGTTCCGCATTTGGATTTGAGAATTATTGATGGTAAAAAAGCATTGCTTTTTGGTCCTTTTGCTGGTTTTTCAACAAAATTTTTGAAAGAAGGAAGCTATCTTGATTTACCTGAAAGTGTCAATACTAAAAATCTCCGTTCATTATTCGGAGCTTGGTGGCATAATATTCCGTTGACAAAATATCTGATTCAACAGGTTGCGATGACAAAAGCTCAAAGAATACAACATTTGAGAGAGTTTGTGAAAGATGCAAAAGAAGAAGACTGGGAACTGAAAGTTGCAGGACAGCGTGTTCAGATTATTAAAAAAGATGATAAATTAGGAGGTAAATTAGAATTCGGAACCGAGGTTGTTGTAAATGATAAAGGAACGATTGCCTCACTTTTAGGAGCTTCTCCGGGAGCGTCAACTGCAGTTTTTGCAATGTTGAATGTTTTAGAAAAATGTTTCCCTGAAAAACTAAAAGGAGAATGGAAAGATAAATTGTTGGAAATGATCCCGTCATACGGACAAAAATTATCCGAAAATCCTGAACTGGCAAAAAGAATGAGAGCTCACAGCAAAGAAAAATTAGAGCTTAAGCATTAA